The following is a genomic window from Anopheles aquasalis chromosome 3, idAnoAquaMG_Q_19, whole genome shotgun sequence.
CAGTGGCAGTCTGTCGTCCGTCAatctgtctctcgctcgcaGTAGTCGACGAATTGCAACGCAGTACGCCGCGGCGTAGAAATTGAAACCAACCCGCTAAAAATTtggcgaaagggaaaagagagtGAAGTTGAATTTCGTCAACAATGTGCGAGACCTACCGCTGCGCCAGAGTTCGGTTGCTTCGAGATAAGACGGCAATGATTCCGATAAATCACGCCAATCAAGACGGTAATTGCTCTCTTTTTTCGTTGCGCTTTTCTCGGCGGGACACTCTCGAGCTACAGTTGCTCAAAATTTGCGAAAATCGCAGCTTACTATGTCATAGTCAGCCGTGCGTGTGCGACTTTCTGTTGCGGTAGCCTGCCGGTAGACGACCGAACGAGTGTAGTGTCCGTTGACCTGCCTCCTAAGATTATGGCAAAACATCTGGGAAGCAActtgaaaatcaaacatctGGCATCGATGGAACCAATAACTTATCACTTCATACCCATTATATCGCAACCTTTCGTACGTCCGAATCATGCTCATGGGAAATAAATTGTGCCCAGTgccgacgatggcgatcgggCACAGCTTCTTCAGCTCACCATAGATTTATGGCTGTCAGCGAAAATATTGCGATAAAAGAGGTAAATGACGAATAAAAGACTGTTGCCCCATTTCGGCAGACGCCATAACCCAGGCCACACGTTCCCGTGaaggtgggtggtggtggttgcttgtAACAAAACAGCGGTTTTATATGAACCGATGTCAGTCGTAAATAAGAACATTTTAATTGTTCTTTTGAACAGTGACACCTCCAACGTGTCGGTCGCCAGTACTTGAAAAGAAGAGCATTCTACAGGGCGGCGCGGTGAGTAGCATTTCGCGAAGTTCATTGACGACGATAGCGAGTGTGATTGCAACCCTTGGCGACTGGCCATTGGGCTATTGAATGCGCTCTCATCAATGATGTGCTGGGAACTATTCTCGATAACGAGTGGCTTCAAGAACGCGGCTCTTCAACCGGTCCATCGGCCGATAATTCCTTCCGCAAAAAAGATAAGGTGAAATCATCGACCGGTAATCTGTTAGTGCGAAACGGAGGAATTCACTTCCAAGCGCGCCCGTTGTTACGCGTCCGGATTTGCCTTACCTTGATCGTATCAGCGAGTGATAgaaaaagtgttttgtttttttgttggtgccGCGAAAGGAAAGGCAGAGAAATCTGTGGGCCAATGTGTAGGCCTTTACCGGCACTACCGCTGCGCTGCACTTTTCTCTGTTTTGCCCAAATTTAGGTTTATTTACACTACACTAGACTGTGTGCCACTAGAAACTCACTAGCCGTGGGTTTTTTACACAATCGATTTCACTttcccagcagcatccactgaCGTGGTCGATATGCTTCACACTCTTTTATCGATATATGCATAACTACGATCGAATGGCAcagttttccgcttttccccTAATTTAAATCCATTTCATTGCGATTCATACACCTTCGGCCGCCCAATTCGCAGCAGGCTTTTCTCTAATTAGTGCCAAAATTGCACTGcggtttgtttgaatttctcCTGCCCGAGTTGGGGCGCGTAGTAAACTAGTTAGATAGTGGATTTGTGGAACAGTTTGAAAATAATGACTGACACCGGCGACCGGTACGGACGCTGGCAACCTCGAACCCGCACACGTTTCTGGGTGGATATTTTCAAACACTCCCGATTAAAGTACACACTCTGATTATCACTGGCTGACTAGTGGCCGAAACGCACTGCCTACTATATGCTTGCACGCGTTGATTGTGCTTTCCGGAAACTGCGAACACTACACTCGGAAAGCGTGGTCTCGGACTTCGCGAAACGCCGGTCCTATTGCTGTGTGTTTCCGTTGGGGAAGGTTTTCTCTCGCAAGGTACGACCGTTCGCGTCGAACTCTCATGATTTTCTGTGAAAAAAACCGGCGTGCATCGCGCGAACACAACGGTGCTACAATGACtgacacaaaaaaggacatgCTATGATCATTAAATTATGAAACTTGCAAATTTACTTAATTCGTGATATACAAGAAGTAATTTTGCAATGATATCGTTTTAGTTTTCTTTACAAAATAGTTACTTCAATAAATCAGACTAACTCATATTTTCAACTATTGTTTGTGAATTTAGTGAAAACTCTTTTCTGCGACCGGGTACGGCCGAAAGGTACCATCCATTTACTCGTTCTAAGGCTTGAGTatagtaatttaatttattttagttAACTAATTTTAAATGTTCCCAATCTTTTACCACGCACTGTGTTGTCGAATAAATCGAGCTCCCAAGTCGAATGCTCTTTTGACGCTCAATCGATAAATCCTTCGATAGATAAGTCGTTAACTCGTCCAGCATCCACACATCTTCGCGGCTCCGGAAAATAGAGAATCCTTGGAGCGGAGTttcccacggtggccacgtccGGAGTTTTTTGAAAACAAGCCAAAATGACGAAATCCAAGAAAGCGGAAGGTGATGCGGCACCAGCCAAGGACGAAGAGGTGAGTGTTTGGGGGCCCGGCTCCAGAACCGCAGCCGCAACGACACGTCACAAGTTTTTCTTAATGACCGGTTTGTTCGGAAAAACAGGTGGTGCAGATTAACAAATGGGACGGAACCGCCGTGAAGCATGCCCTGGACGATTCGGTGAAGAGTGCGCTGATGAACCATAGCAACATGAAGGAGCACTTTTCCATCATCGACGGGCGGCTGTTTATCTGTGCGCTAGCGGTCATAATCGCGCTCGTTGCCCTCGGTTACGATTATCAGTATTCCTTCCCGACCTCCAAGCCCATCCTGATCGTGTGCGTTTGCTGCTACTTCCTGCTGATGGGTGTGCTGACCGTGTACACCACGTACGTCGAGAAGGGCATCTTTGTCGTGAGCAACCAGAAGGACTCCAGTGGCAACGTGAAGCGATGGCAAGCCAGCTCGGATATGAAGAAGTACGACGACAAGTACGAGCTGACCGTGCAGCTGAAGGATACGCGCGGTATCCGGGAGGCAACGGTCATCAAATCGGTCGCCAATTTCATCGACGTCAACGGGGTCGTGCTGGACGATCTGGTGGCCAACGAAGTGAACCGCATCGTCAACTCGTTGAATGCCGACCGTAAGGACAAATAGAGTTAAACGGAGCGAACACAacgtccttctcctcctcccttgCGTTCTCACAAATAAAggtaatttaattaatctttTCGATCTTATGGCAGCAAGTGTTCTCGTTAGCACGTTACAAATCATCCGTAACAAATGGTCGATACAGTGTCCACGCTTCGTATAGCTCTCGCT
Proteins encoded in this region:
- the LOC126578025 gene encoding signal peptidase complex subunit 2, whose product is MTKSKKAEGDAAPAKDEEVVQINKWDGTAVKHALDDSVKSALMNHSNMKEHFSIIDGRLFICALAVIIALVALGYDYQYSFPTSKPILIVCVCCYFLLMGVLTVYTTYVEKGIFVVSNQKDSSGNVKRWQASSDMKKYDDKYELTVQLKDTRGIREATVIKSVANFIDVNGVVLDDLVANEVNRIVNSLNADRKDK